A genomic segment from uncultured Desulfuromonas sp. encodes:
- a CDS encoding peptidylprolyl isomerase → MDISQVAKSRYRERISGANAVIETTLGTIEIELFIRQCPEACWNFINLAEGRQITKKNGPFFDGMIFHRVLRDTMIMSGCPNGDGMGGPGYRFAAEFDASLKHDEEGILSMANDGSPQSQGSQFCLWLEPAPHLDGRHCVFGKVIKCIDVVRNISHQPLNFADCPTPDIAIKSVRIIRKRTLLGRVLNYLILSENTDT, encoded by the coding sequence ATGGATATTTCACAAGTAGCCAAAAGTCGATATCGGGAAAGAATTTCAGGGGCAAATGCTGTCATTGAAACCACCTTGGGAACCATCGAAATAGAACTTTTTATTCGTCAATGCCCGGAAGCCTGCTGGAACTTTATAAATTTAGCCGAAGGCCGACAGATAACGAAAAAGAACGGCCCATTCTTTGACGGCATGATATTCCATCGTGTACTTCGGGATACGATGATCATGAGTGGATGTCCCAATGGTGATGGAATGGGTGGCCCTGGGTATCGTTTTGCTGCTGAATTCGATGCCTCATTGAAACATGATGAAGAGGGCATTCTCTCCATGGCAAATGATGGCTCTCCACAGAGCCAGGGGAGCCAGTTTTGCCTTTGGCTCGAACCCGCACCGCATTTAGATGGACGACATTGTGTTTTTGGGAAGGTCATAAAATGCATTGACGTTGTCAGGAACATCAGCCATCAACCGCTTAACTTCGCGGACTGTCCCACACCTGATATTGCCATAAAGTCTGTTCGAATCATCAGGAAAAGGACTTTGTTGGGAAGAGTATTGAACTATTTGATATTGTCAGAGAATACTGATACCTGA
- a CDS encoding class I SAM-dependent methyltransferase: MAEFCKHTAVGEEKCCPACGTNVTDINYRYTDGHDSFLYVCQKCSFIFARPLPIIHLEDRHLEGTGEMRGSSLLKTLYKKVFIDKEIREIKKQITPNKNRLLDVACGTGWTTACYKESGFDCIGIEPSPARAEYAEKQYGLKIIQQYFEECQFSEKFDLIIFRHIIEHFEDPRSMLKKATEYIDKDGCLLVIVPNINSLGRYLFGTKWSWVLPIHCNFFTPKSIKEIINNTGFEVVKVYQTPSPFYLPEALSQYIKTEKGQKFFKKNKTLFTILLAPFSIFGSLIGMGDTLNVIAKVKTR; encoded by the coding sequence GTGGCTGAATTTTGCAAACACACTGCTGTTGGCGAAGAGAAATGTTGTCCTGCTTGTGGTACGAACGTAACTGACATCAATTATCGCTATACGGATGGACATGATTCTTTTTTATATGTCTGTCAAAAATGTTCTTTTATTTTCGCCCGCCCCCTGCCAATCATTCATCTTGAAGATCGGCATCTTGAGGGTACAGGAGAGATGCGCGGCAGTTCTTTGCTTAAAACCTTATACAAAAAAGTGTTTATCGATAAAGAGATCAGAGAAATCAAAAAACAGATCACACCCAACAAGAACAGACTTCTTGATGTCGCCTGCGGCACAGGTTGGACCACCGCATGCTATAAAGAATCTGGTTTTGACTGCATAGGCATTGAGCCATCACCCGCTCGTGCAGAATATGCTGAAAAACAGTATGGTCTAAAAATCATTCAACAATACTTTGAAGAGTGTCAGTTCTCTGAGAAATTCGACCTTATCATTTTCAGACATATTATCGAGCACTTTGAAGACCCGAGATCAATGCTGAAGAAGGCAACCGAATATATTGACAAAGACGGTTGTCTGTTGGTGATCGTCCCCAATATAAATTCTCTAGGCAGATATTTATTCGGCACAAAATGGTCTTGGGTGCTTCCTATCCACTGTAATTTTTTCACACCAAAATCAATCAAAGAGATTATCAATAACACGGGTTTTGAGGTTGTAAAAGTCTACCAGACGCCATCGCCTTTTTATTTACCAGAAGCGTTATCTCAGTACATCAAAACGGAAAAAGGGCAAAAGTTCTTTAAAAAGAACAAAACCCTTTTTACGATTCTACTGGCGCCGTTTTCAATTTTCGGAAGTTTAATTGGTATGGGCGATACGTTAAATGTCATCGCTAAAGTCAAAACCCGCTGA
- a CDS encoding IS110 family transposase, whose translation MTQAQDRVQQFRRLRESIRGGKTTLVVGIDIAKDKHHAFFGDANGRTLWKKLIFYNTIEDFKKLQSMADSLMVKHTLKECVYGVEPTASYHKPLAEYLIRNNEQVVYVSNVAVAKNRTLLDGRWDKNDTKDAANIADLVSQGRCQFYDPGEDAIRELRSLLAYRAKLKKQEHGLRMRIRNNLLAQYFPELDSQMPQGGQDGLILDLIANDFDPAHIAAMSFEGFRRGYQMQKRSMAQERLLEAIWQASQLSVGCALPESAAWEGRALVEQLCQVRQIKRDLEKRLKDVAQTFPAYACLLTIPGFGPIVSAMTLAAIGDANRFTSRKQVLRLAGLDLSASRSGKKSDSAIPVISKQGKAGLRYALVQAAQIASYKDATIRSYFTGLLKGREMERGIKLKMRVKLAAKMLIIAWTLMKRNQAFDSDCFTRT comes from the coding sequence ATGACGCAAGCACAAGATAGGGTGCAACAGTTCAGGCGGTTGCGCGAATCCATTCGCGGCGGCAAAACGACGCTGGTGGTCGGGATTGATATTGCCAAAGATAAACATCATGCTTTCTTCGGCGATGCAAACGGCAGGACGCTTTGGAAGAAATTGATCTTTTACAATACCATCGAAGACTTTAAAAAGCTTCAGTCCATGGCGGATAGCCTGATGGTGAAGCATACGTTGAAAGAATGCGTCTATGGTGTCGAACCGACAGCTTCTTATCACAAACCACTGGCGGAATATTTGATTCGCAACAACGAGCAGGTTGTTTATGTCTCCAATGTTGCCGTAGCCAAAAACAGAACGTTGCTCGATGGTCGCTGGGACAAAAACGACACCAAAGATGCCGCGAATATTGCTGATCTGGTTAGTCAGGGGCGCTGTCAATTTTATGATCCTGGCGAGGATGCGATCCGTGAATTACGCAGTTTGCTTGCTTATCGGGCTAAATTGAAAAAGCAGGAACACGGCTTGCGAATGCGCATCCGCAACAATTTACTGGCCCAGTATTTCCCGGAATTGGACAGTCAGATGCCCCAAGGCGGACAAGATGGTCTCATTCTCGATCTCATTGCCAACGATTTTGACCCGGCACATATTGCCGCGATGTCCTTTGAAGGTTTTCGCCGGGGCTACCAGATGCAAAAACGCTCCATGGCTCAAGAACGCCTGTTAGAGGCCATCTGGCAGGCCAGTCAGCTTTCCGTCGGCTGCGCCTTGCCCGAGTCGGCAGCCTGGGAGGGACGCGCACTGGTCGAGCAGCTCTGTCAGGTGCGCCAGATCAAGCGTGACTTGGAAAAACGACTCAAGGACGTTGCGCAAACGTTCCCGGCCTACGCCTGTCTGCTGACAATCCCCGGCTTTGGTCCAATCGTCTCGGCCATGACCCTGGCGGCTATTGGCGATGCCAATCGTTTTACCAGCCGCAAGCAGGTCCTGCGCTTGGCGGGACTGGATCTCAGCGCCTCGCGAAGCGGCAAGAAGAGCGACAGCGCGATACCGGTCATCTCCAAACAAGGCAAAGCCGGATTGCGCTATGCCTTGGTGCAGGCGGCACAAATTGCCAGCTACAAAGATGCAACCATCCGCAGCTACTTTACCGGCCTGCTCAAAGGACGGGAAATGGAACGCGGCATCAAGTTAAAGATGCGGGTCAAGCTGGCGGCCAAAATGCTGATTATTGCCTGGACCCTGATGAAACGGAACCAGGCATTTGATTCTGACTGCTTCACAAGGACGTAA